The following are encoded in a window of Brachyhypopomus gauderio isolate BG-103 chromosome 18, BGAUD_0.2, whole genome shotgun sequence genomic DNA:
- the calm3b gene encoding calmodulin 3b (phosphorylase kinase, delta): protein MADQLTEEQIAEFKEAFSLFDKDGDGTITTKELGTVMRSLGQNPTEAELQDMINEVDADGNGTIDFPEFLTMMARKMKDTDSEEEIREAFRVFDKDGNGYISAAELRHVMTNLGEKLTDEEVDEMIREADIDGDGQVNYEEFVQMMTAK from the exons ATG GCTGATCAGCTAACAGAGGAACAGATCGCTG AATTCAAGGAAGCGTTCTCGCTATTTGACAAAGATGGTGAtggcaccatcaccaccaaagAGTTGGGAACTGTCATGCGGTCACTGGGGCAGAACCCTACTGAGGCAGAGCTTCAGGACATGATCAATGAAGTTGATGCTGATG GTAATGGAACGATTGATTTCCCCGAGTTTCTCACCATGATGGCAAGAAAAATGAAGGACACGGACAGTGAGGAGGAAATCAGAGAAGCCTTCAGAGTTTTTGACAAG GATGGAAATGGTTACATCAGTGCTGCAGAGTTGCGTCATGTCATGACAAATCTGGGTGAAAAGCTAACGGATGAGGAGGTTGATGAGATGATTCGTGAAGCAGATATAGATGGTGATGGCCAGGTCAATTATGAAG AATTTGTCCAGATGATGACTGCAAAGTAA
- the slc3a2b gene encoding solute carrier family 3 member 2b gives MAKDAEVDMKDVELNEVDPEKQPMTVGETGNGDASSPVTEKNGIVKVKIPDENETKFTGLSKEELLKVAGTPGWVRTRWVLLILFWLGWVGMLAGAIVIIVQAPRCKTLPEMNWWNNGPMYQIGAINSFTETQGLKGLEGKINAVSDLKMKGLVVGPIHKSTADKPEQLDMEMISSDVGKLEEFKQILDAAHKKSVSVVLDLTPNYKGSRPFFGDVGTVAEKLKNATAYWLTQGVDGILLYGVEHIADKLPSSWNDIKDTIRSYNEDEKKKVLIGVTEETTPEAVSDLLNRTGVDLLLSGVLRSKTGTNLADVVQSFSSTHTQTQLAWNIGDRVKGHLSSLVESMHVKLSQLLLLTLPGTAVFNYGDEIGLRDEGTVFPEMVWPVSTEAVNETEKEMINLRSFFKTVSDLKTKERSLLHGEYFNVYNSSTVLAYVRMWDQSERFLVAFNWSPSESGPLQLTHHELPKEATVVVSTDEERFASGKSVSLSQLELGPHLGVMLKFPYTP, from the exons ATGGCGAAAGACGCTGAAGTTGACATGAAAGATGTCGAGCTGAACGAGGTAGATCCAGAGAAGCAGCCGATGACGGTCGGAGAGACCGGCAATGGAGACGCCAGCTCGCCGGTTACGGAGAAAAACGGAATTGTCAAGGTGAAGATCCCTGATGAGAATGAAACCAAATTCACCGGTCTCTCCAAAGAGGAGCTCTTAAAAGTCGCTGGCACTCCAGG ATGGGTTAGAACCAGGTGGGTGCTGCTCATTCTGTTCTGGCTTGGCTGGGTTGGGATGCTTGCTGGCGCCATTGTCATCATTGTCCAGGCACCTCGCTGCAAAACGCTTCCTGAGATGAACTGGTGGAATAATGGACCCATGTATCAGATTGGAGCCATCAACTCATTCACAGAGACTCAGGGCCTTAAAG GTTTGGAGGGAAAGATTAACGCTGTTTCGGATCTGAAGATGAAGGGCTTGGTGGTAGGTCCCATACACAAGTCCACTGCTGATAAGCCTGAACAGCTGGATATGGAGATGATCTCATCAGATGTTGGCAAACTGGAGGAGTTCAAGCAAATTCTTGATGCGGCACACAAGAAGA GTGTCTCTGTGGTTTTGGATCTGACCCCTAACTATAAAGGATCACGGCCATTCTTTGGTGATGTCGGCACTGTGGCAGAGAAACTGAAG AATGCCACTGCGTACTGGCTAACACAAGGTGTGGATGGAATCCTGCTGTATGGTGTTGAACATATTGCTGACAAATTGCCATCAAGTTGGAATGACATTAAAGACACAATCAGAAGTTACAATGAGGATGAAAAGAAAAA GGTCTTAATCGGAGTTACAGAGGAGACAACACCTGAGGCAGTGAGCGATCTACTGAACAGGACCGGAGTGGACCTGCTTCTTTCTGGAGTTCTGAGATCCAAGACTGGCACAAACCTCGCTGATGTTGTACAGAGCTTCAGTTCCACCCATACACAGACCCAGTTGGCCTGGAACATTGGTGACCGTGTTAAGGGGCACCTGTCCTCTTTAGTGGAATCAATGCACGTGAAGCTAAGCCAGCTGCTGCTTCTCACTCTGCCTGGAACTGCCGTGTTCAACTATGGAGATGAAATTGGACTGAGGGATGAG GGTACGGTATTTCCAGAGATGGTGTGGCCTGTGTCAACAGAAGCTGTAAATGAGACTGAAAAG GAGATGATTAATCTGAGGTCCTTCTTCAAGACCGTGAGTGATCTTAAAACAAAGGAACGCTCCCTCCTGCATGGGGAATATTTTAATGTGTACAACTCCTCCACTGTGCTGGCCTACGTACGCATGTGGGACCAGAGCGAGCGTTTCTTAGTTGCTTTTAACTGGTCTCCAAGTGAATCAGGCCCACTGCAGCTGACTCACCATGAGCTTCCTAAAGAGGCTACCGTCGTGGTCAGCACTGATGAAGAAAGGTTTGCCTCGGGCAAATCTGTTAGTTTGTCCCAACTGGAGTTGGGGCCACATCTGGGTGTTATGCTTAAATTCCCTTACACTCCTTAA